In the candidate division WOR-1 bacterium RIFOXYB2_FULL_36_35 genome, TGCCGTAGATACCGTTCTGGAAAAAGCCCAGAAAAAAAATATAATATTTGGAAAAAAATGTCAGGGAGAATCTATTTTTGTTTTTGGCATAGAAGACCATATTTATAGAGCTATTTTGAATGTTTTGGATAATGCTGTTAACTATAGTAATCATGGCGGAAGCGTAAAGATTTCGTGCGCAAAAAATGATGGAAAGGTTGTTATATCGATTTCAGATACAGGAATAGGAATTTCAAAAGACCATATTCCAAGGTTGTTTGAGCGTTTCTATAGAGTTGATAATGCCCGCTCACGAGATCTTGGGGGGACAGGGCTTGGTCTTGCGATTGTTAAACATGTTATGAGTGTGCATAATGGAGAAGTAAATGTAATAAGTAATGAGGGGACAGGTTCTACCTTTACCTTAATTTTTCCTGGCATTTAACTTTAACCTCGATTATCATAATCAGGGTTAAAGCTTTTCAGGTTCGGTGTGAATATTTATAATAGTTCCTTCTCCGTATCTTCCTTTTATTTTATTTTCGATTTCAGTATTAATATTGTGCGCCTCAATGATGCTTAATGTCCTACAAACTCTTATATGAATGTCGATTACTATTTTATTCCCGATTTTCCTTGTTTTTAAATTATGCGGATCCTTTGCGCCGCTTGTCGTTTTTACAATGCCAACTATTTCATCTTCTGTTTTTTCATCCAATGATTCTTCAAGTAGTTCATTGATACTTCCTATCAAAATAACATAAGCGGCTTTTAATATGAAGAAGCTTACAATAATTGCGGCCAGAGGATCGAGTATAGTCCCTTTCTGTCCGAGTAAAATTGCCCCTCCGATTCCAAACAATACGCCGATAGAAGAAAACGCATCGGCCCTATGGTCCCATGCGTTTGCGATTACAGCCTGGCTTTTTATCTTAGC is a window encoding:
- a CDS encoding cation transporter produces the protein MDKTEINSDEFRAKRASHVTWAGLFVNLALTSFKLFAGIFGRSEAMIADAIHSLSDFITDIILLLSLKIIKKPSDKDHDYGHGKFETLVTTIIGLTLFFVGIGILYTGGKNIYSVIILKNPLPTPGIIALIAAVVSITTKELLYRYTITIGAKIKSQAVIANAWDHRADAFSSIGVLFGIGGAILLGQKGTILDPLAAIIVSFFILKAAYVILIGSINELLEESLDEKTEDEIVGIVKTTSGAKDPHNLKTRKIGNKIVIDIHIRVCRTLSIIEAHNINTEIENKIKGRYGEGTIINIHTEPEKL